AGTAGCTGGCCCCATTGCAAACCATAGTACCTGGCCCCATTGCAAATCATAGCGACAAGCCCCATTGCAAACCATAGCGACAGGCCCCATTGCAAACCATAGTACCTGGCCCCATTGCAAACCATAGCGGCAGGCCCCATTGCAAACCATAGTAGCTGGCCCCATTGCAAACCATAGTACCTGGCCCCATTGCAAACCATAGCGGCAGGCCCCATTGCAAACCATAGTACCTGGCCCCATTGCAAACCATAGCACCTGGCCCCATTGCAAACCATAGCATCTGGCCCCATTACAAACCATAGTAGCTGGCCCCATTGCAAACCATGGCAGCAGGCCCCATTGTAAACTATAGCAGCTGGCCTATTGCAAACCATGGCAGCTGGCCCCATTGCAAACCATAGAAGCAGGCCCTATTACAAGCCATAGCAGCTGGCCCCATTACCAACCCCATTTTCTCGAACAAGCTCAAGTCTCTTAGAGCAGGGTCAaaccaattattttcattattattattattattattattattattattattattattattattattattattatcgtgaTCTTATTATCATGAtcttattttcattatcattatcttattattactattattacaaCAACTTATTGCTAAACACAAGTAAACCCCCTTGCATAGCTAGCAGAAAATGGAGAAAAATCTCCCAAACATTCGAATGAGAAGTCATCACCAGGGGTTTCCATTTGGCTCGCCTGTCTAATATTGACATCTAATTTTCCGTTTAGACAAATCTATGCGACAAGGGATTGTTTATGTTCGGATCAAAATTATGTTCTCTGTAAAGTACAATTGTAAGACCCCGTCATTGTTAAAGTACATAAATTTTGTGCAACTATGAAACTAATCCGTGCTCAACTTTCTTAAACCGAGTTTATAGGATTAAAAGGATTATAGcgattgatattttactgaaagcctttgttgttaaaacaaagatagGATAAGAAAACAGCTTATCAAATAGCCATTagtctatataaaataaatattaactcgaaagtttttgattttataaaacatatcgcCTGTCAATCGAACCACTTATTGAAGGAAGTCGGACTGAATAAGTAGAGCGTCAAATCACGCcatatttaaattataccaCTGGCGACGGTACTTACATACCATATAAGGCTTCAAtcgtttaagtaaaaaatattgtttttttccggAAGTTAATCTTATTTTCAAATGCTTTACGTGGGTAAAACCAGAAACAGGTTTTGAGATCCATTACCAAACCGATATCTGATGATAAAACACATCCTTAAGCGAACAATACTAACCGAGGAGATGTGTCCAGATGTTTCCGGTCTCAGTGTGAATGCGGAACACTGACTTGAAGCAGGCCCGGAATGAGTTGAGGGGCAGGCGGTGGCCGAATACCAGGTACTCGTTGTCCTGGAGCCATTCCGGAAGTTTGTGGTGGTGAACGATTCTCCAGCTCGCCTGCAGCACGTTCATCATAAAGTCCTCTGCACCCGCTACCACACGCTTTGACCCCTCTAGAAAGTCCGCTAGGCCGCCCCCAAGTGCCGGGACGCTGGGCTCGGAGTTAGAGCGTTCTCGGTGTTTCTGTAATGTCGCAGACACATCTAATTTAACATATGAATGTACCATGATTTAGTATCTGTTCAGCAAAAGcatcataaacataaacacccacattaaaatacttaaaccaaacatgtatacatatttgaacaaatCATATATGCTGCTATTTACGAACCATTTAATACCTTTATGTGTATTATATACAACACGAATTAAGTTGTGGGATATTCTGATAATGTACGGGTAGTGGGCATTgactgattaaaaaaatatttctgataaAGTCACTTTTTGAAgtacatgcatattttaatatatatacgtgtatatttatacaagtATACACCTTAATTGCTATAATAAAGATAACCTGTTTGGTTGAGCGTTTCCTGCACTCTGAAAGACTCCGCTCACGCATCAGCCTGTCCCTGACCACCCGGCGCTTCCGGCTCGGTTTCACGCCCGTCGACTCGGCGGACGAGGAATCGGAAGAGGTCGCTTCGACACCCGAGTCCTGCCCGGCGTCCCTGGGGCCATTTATGTCGCTGTTTGATGGCTCTAATCCCATAGCGTCCATAGAACTATCAGTGAATGAGGTACGAGATGCATCTTCCCGTTGTCTGTCAGTTTGGTCACGTTTAGACGTCCCTACACATGTATATCCTGAAGTTCTGTTCCTAAGAACGGGGGACTCCTCCATTTtgattatttctttaatatatacacTATAGTAACTAAATATACACTGAAATCACCACTATAACTTCAACTCTAATTATACACCTTTACAAGTATACACCGATCTGTTTAAATCAATGAATGAGTAACCGTCATACCTCTTGAACTATACGAGAGCATTTCAAAATGTCCTAATCAATAACCTGAAAGTTTTACACAATGACAACGTACCTTCAATATCTAAACTTAAACCTTGGATTACAACCATACAGCTAAGTATACATACTGCGTGAATACGATACTTTCACACATGTTGCACGGATGTAAACTATGAATGGTTGAGATAATCAAAATGTTATACGGTGACTCAAGGCCAAAGTCTGATATACACAACAGGTTTATCTATAtctaacatacatgtatgagatCAACACCAACTAGTACTGATACTTGTACTGCTGCTACAGCTGCTGATACTGCTACTGCTCCAGCTACTGCTACTACGACATGTGCGCAGGGATTTTCAGACACTTTGTTTAACAAACTATTCTGTATTTAAAGATATGTATCATGCTGGCAAATCTTTCactgtatatttattattctgTGCAAAATCAATACTTGTTTCCTGTTtctatatcatatattttcCCTGTCTGATCCATTTTAATAGTAAATCAATCTTAATATGACGCATATCCTTGAGAATATTTTGCATTGCGCATCGtcttataatacataaatagtaaaatataattgagCCATTGCTTATAAATTAACTATTGCCTATCTGTTAATTACTATTAgattatatttcatgaaataacaGCAAACAATATTAAGCTATTGTATGTCAAATTACAGCTAAAATAGGTTTAAATGGTGCGATCGCGTATTCCGACGCATTCTATATCGGATTTTAGAAACTCTGATTATTTTTCCAGACTGAAATTTGCATTCCGACAGGATCTCGTAAGATATGCAGATGTAATAACAGAAGCTATGGTTTGCACAAAAAAACAAGGGCTGTTTTTAAGCGTTTATTGAAAGAAGGTTCATTCCCATTTTCGGCGTTgttatacaccagtcaattgtaaccaagacccccctaggtccggggaatagcagggactttgactttcggtccagccaagcccgagTAAAATCTTTGCCCTGTGGAGACGAACTGatagtaaaatccccgccaaatgtcccGCATCtcagggaccctaagtaaggcccattccccgccatttttggcgcaaagacaaaaccactgcatgcACACGGCACTTCCActacctggaaggtaaaaccacggcccatttccccggctatccccggtatacccccggaccggggggggggggcgtggttacaattgactggtgcattggttCTGCATGAGACATTCGTTCAATTAAGAAAGAAATGGAGTACtagaatataagaaataattcAATAGCGTATTTCCTCAGAATTTTGCTACGTATTCTGTAAATGTggatatattcattaaaatgaaggATGTTTATGTTCACTTCAAACGTTATCTTCTGACCTTTCCTCGTAAAGGATTCTTCAATCTAAGCCCATACTTGTTTTTCCGAACCATGTTAACCAATTTTTCCCAAGGGCATTTGATAGTAAATGGCAATAAAGTAAACATCTGCGTACACAAGTGTGGTGGTGGCGATGGTAGTTTATCCTGAATCAAGCATTCTATAAATACTGAATGGGAAAAGAATATTTAGTTGTTTAATGCTGTTGAATTAGTGTCTCTGGGGGCGAGAATCAGTGGCGTTATTCACGGAAGGGTTTGGCAAATTAAGGCATTATTGATATTGGATATGCTTGATCAATTTTGCAAATGTTCTCCATCGTTTATAGCTTGGAAGTGAATTGAAACATGCCTGATAGTATTTGTATAAACTTGAAGAGGTTTCTTTAAGATAGCGCTATCTGACGTAAAATGCATTACAGGAACCTTACATGTCTGAAGggtttcatttatgttttagtCACAAAGTATAAATGTAAACTCTCAGAAAAAGCGTTAATCGCCCCGAGATATTTCTTTTTGAATCCATTGCTTACGCAAGAGCCTTTGTTTAAACACATCAAATAAGAAACGTGCTTTCATTAAACGACTTCGTTAAttgttattcaaacaaaacaaaataaacagtgTTTTGCAGTTTCATAAAAGCGAAGGATTTCCAAAAGAGAATTGACAGACATATTTTGACATAGTAAACAAAGTTAGAAAACACTAGCTTAAGGCCAATGTGAACATGTTTGCTCTGACAGTTGGACTGGCGGTAATCCTTATATTGACGAATAAcgacatttatttaattatgtaatCTGTGTCTGCTGTCTTGGTGCGTTAATTGTTTGTCTCAATGTATGTCTGTCGGGCTTAACCATGCGCTCTTTCTTAAACAATCTCATCTGTTGGCTTTATCTTTGCAGTGGttattgtgatataaaacaCATGTCACTATATCTAGTTACATTTTACTTCAGAAATTCGTTCCTGATTATGATTATCTTTTCCACCCGTGAAATTATCACGGCACGTGAGGGCGATAACGACATAATTACCCGACAAAGAAAGGCATCCCTTACGTCAATTCAAGACAAAATATGGCTGAATATGGTAAAAATTAACACAATGAAAgctttttaatgaatttaaacagATTTATCGGTGTAAGGaaagtgaaattagttttaccgTTAAAGACACCTTCCGTGTTTCAGTTGTGCGAGTACACTGTTTGTCCTGTGTACACATCAAGTGCTGACGTCACTTGTCTGTGTGCAGATCTTGGAGAGTTGGAGATGTTGTTTGAACAGACGTACTGAGAACacacttaaggaatgaattgtcCGAAGGActacgcgtactttgaccagcccaattgcgttcatatccagaataatgacatcaaccccgcaattcattccttatatttacaccaataaatcattattttattgaagaattgttaaaaaccccacttcatttcatttaagaaaatctttcagTAATattttcttacccattctgtgaatagaacgacccgactgtaaccggaaacattttttcaaatgacgtcagaataacgcgggaaaagatcaaccacttgaaatcacttttaaacgtaaaattaaaacacttatggcgacaacacatttaaaatataatcaattaacacttttaaagtgttgatttataatttacgggaccttctgaaacaatacaaacaataacaagaccAGTAGTCtacttatatattgttatgcgatgaattgcgatccgaacgtgtccgaagatgttgcgttcatcgattgataaacgcaattgccgaaaggcagttcatttaagaaatggaagttgaggtgtaaatatttaataaagacACTCACAAATTAATCCAGACATTGAATGGGAAGCTGGATTCGGTCCAGATTGATAATCGAGAATACTTCACTGGTGGCACCGATGTTTAATAAGCCTTTAGgtatatatgtgttgttgaaatttttcaacttttgttGGCAGAATTTGTTTGCTGACTGTACAGTTATAGACGACGAGACTGCCTCTccagttaatgtttttttcgtAGGAACCCATGTCAACATCATCAATACCTGTATGAGTATGTATGTGTGGGTAGGCGTCATAGTCGGCTCCGCCGCTTAGGtaacttaaacataaatcaaaCCGGAATTTTCCGTGGCTTCAAAGCCCCCAAATAAACATCATGATGTGAGGCTCGACACTGCCGGACGTCACCTGATCATGCAAGGCTTCATTTCTGATGATGTGAAGCTGTTAATAGGCAACCATCGACATGTCGGTCCAGTCTATGTCGCCCCATTGAGCAAGAAATGTTCTTTGGTGTACACATCAGGAGGCAAGGTAATGTTTACCTCAATATGAAAAAGGGCTGCAAGATCACTttaaactctggtaaaataGGTTGTACACCTATTGTTGCTCGAGTGACAGTCGCAAAGCGCCTTGTCATCTCTCCTAGCTCTGTTACAAAGGTAGATTTTCTCATGAGCGCCGAGATGCCAGATTACGGTGTGGAGCTTTGTGGAGATGGAAGAAACCATTGTAGCTCTGCAAAGTATGAAAGAGTCTCGTTTCCTATGGAGACCGACTCCCCATATTCGGTAACATCAAGGCGACGCATGTCACACCTGGACATCTCGGGACCATCGCCGCCGCACTATCCAATGTCCGAAAGGTACCGTTGCAAGAAGTGATGAAGTCAGCCAACGCCAATGGTCGGAGGCTGTATGTGGTATACTGAAGTCACATATCGACCGCCCCCACCCCTTCTAGGCGCGAAGGGAAAGGCGAAGAAGATGGGGTGACAGAAGTGTTTAGCCCATAACACCTAAATGCAGTTAGTTACTTTCAAGCAGCCCAAACCAGAAGTGTTGGATGTAGATATTACTGGATGTAGATATTACTGGATGTAGATATTACTGGGTGTAGATATTTTTGTTGTCGTCGCTGGCTCGTTTAACTCCCAGGTTGGACCGGTCATGAAGCATTGATTTTGCCAGTTCATGCTAACTTGACTAGTCTTCAATCAACCACCGTTGCCGGACCAATAGAAGAAACAGGGGAGATTGTAGTGCGAGTGCATTATTTGACTCGTGTGAACATCAAGTGCTGACGTCACTTGCCTGTGTGCGGAGAGATGTAAATAAGCAGTTGTGTGAAGTAGACGTGATGAGAACACACTAAATAACATTGTGCTCACATACTGAAATGAACGGCAAAATTAGCcgatgtaaaaaataaaaatatttgacaatataaACTATTGCCGTCTTCTTCCGACAACACGTGCGAAAAGGattgctgtttttatttcaaataatgcaaTTCGAAACCGATTTGTTATGTCTCTTATATAACCTTACAGATTTCCTATACGTTGCTCAATATGTTccatcattgacaaatgacaaaacataggTATTATTCAGGATCAAGCCCTCAGGTAATTAGTATTCCCACTGGGGCAATTAATATCAAAACTCCATGGTCAGCAAAagtatcattaattaattagaAAGATAACGATCTACTGTATATTATCGGTAGCAATACAGCGTGTGCTTGAGGTTTTTTTTGTTGgtaaacagaaatatataatttggtACTTAGCAATTCAAATAACTTCCCTTAAAATGGAAAGCGATATGGAAACAAGCTATTTTTTCATACATCATGTAACACCAGTTCAGTACCATTgaattttaatatacaaaataaatttcgtCAATCTCTTTGAACAACGCTTAGCAAGGCCTGAACGTCCGGGCGCCAAACGAGCTTCGCCGCCTAGTTCCTCCAGTGCGGACTATAGAGATTTGTTCATCATCCAGTGTTCCGCTGGAGCACACTGCAATCAGGCATCAACACCCTGCCTTACACCAATGACTAGCTTTACTTATAGCAATCCGAAGCCGCGTGAGAAAATGAACATTAGCATATGAAAGAGAATAAGTGATACGTTTTGTgtacatatacaacataaacaatgttcCTTAGGCCCtttctttttgtgtttaaaagatATACCTGTTTATTAGATGTTGAAAAGATGCCATGAAATTACttacaaacataaatcattGACTATATATGAACACGTACATCTAGAACATACATCCCGTACAACATCCTTTACCTTTTTGGTTTATAATATAGCCCAACTAGCCTACAATCCAGCCAATCTCTCTTGGCCCTGTCCGATTGACTTCAAGTCTTTTTATAAGCGTTTCCCCTGTCAAGATACCCCCTTTTTTAGAATGCTGTTTTAACGTTTTTATGGATTTTTGAAGCCCACGAAACGTTGTATTTTCGCTATTATTGGAAACAAAAAAGTCTTACTTTGatactttaagaaaaaagaaagatttataCACTTTTTTAAATCCACGTATAcgatatttaaattgataaattgttttatattctcCAATCGAAATATTTGACAGCATACAACTAATGAAAATCTTTTCCATTTACTCATGCCTTTAAGTTCAATCTTTGAACAATAACACGTGCATAATACCTCCATACTACAATAAAAGTATTGTGTTTATAAACACTTAACAGGGCATCATGACAGGGTTTCGTAAACAGTTTGACTTATACCAATTAAGTAGATGTTATAAATAGTTCCTAAACTAAATGTGTATTAGTGTAGATGAATGATGGTCTTAATAACCACCACCTCGTTCAATGGAACGTCTTAACCTCCTAGTAAAATATTCTGAAAACTTCCCTGAAAGTTCAccaacatgtatttaaaagtagTCATTTTTATGCACTCTCATACTAAGACCTCTTATATAGCTCCTgcttaaaaacaatatgaataGGTGAACACGGCAGTCTTCTTGCAAATTATTTCCTCTGTTACTCTCGACCCAAATCACCTTATTCGACCAAAAGTTTATTTTCTAACATTAGAGTGTATGCAGATGTGAGGAATGCACAATGGTGtgcaaatacaattattatcattttcaatttctttgccatatacactttcaacaataaacaataaatttatgTACACTTTCTGTATAATTTAACAACAAGaagccaaacataaattttcttTCCAGAGATTAAACGAAaagtaagtacatgtattagCAAAACACTAATATGTGCAGTAAGGAAAACACAGAAGTGAACcacctttttatttgataaacagtaacaattgttcaataaaatcatatatctACACACTATGATTTCAGCAGCCGttaaaggaataaaaaaatatagaaacttAACCTGTTGTATTGAAAGGACATAAGTGTCCGACTCGGACCGTTGAATGATCATTTACCTGAGTCCCATATGGCGATCTGCTAGAATGACCACCTTATAAGAACATTAACACCTATATAGTaatgtgtatttgaatatttaccACTTTATCTCACGTAATCATGCATGTGTAATGTAATCATGAGTTTATATATTACACGACGACTCTGTCTGACGGATAGACTCTAACAATTAAAATAGTTCTCCAATAGTCTGGAAGTACTCGAACAAACTGAATGTCCTTTTCATTGAAAGCAACGCACAGAACAAGGACGCATAACAGGCCCATAAAGCAATGTGATTACACTGCATATATGAAAGTCATATTTGTCTAGACATTTCCTGAATCCACTCAGAGTTTAGCAAAGTCCTGATTACTCAAAATCAGTTTATACAATAAACATGGCCTTTGTTATGCATTGAAAACAGTGGATTAGCATAACACTCTATATCATATGATGTCAGCATTTGTTTAACCTACTTTTAGTCATAAAGGTCTTGTAAAACTGACAGTAAGCACTAAATGTTCATGTGTTTTTTGTGAATGACTTTcgaaataaagttaaatttaacTCATTTTGATAGGAATATCATCGTGACACATACAAACTCTGTAccaaattgtatgttttaatattttttaaaatctcgttaactttttcattttccaATTTCGTTGCGATTGCAAGCgccttgtattttttttttttaatgaattaagatttttgataaaaaagaaataactcATTAAACCGTTCAAATAAAGCAAACTTTTCTTTCGATCTTCAAgcttaatgctgcactctcacagatttaccttttttgtcttggaaagagcaaattttcgcgtaaatacctgcaaaccagtgataaaagactgctgacaaaagataatatcgcagatttcatatttccgttcaattttatttcaaaacgttcaatctgtgagagtgcagctttaataaacgtttaaacatttataactttattaaATGCAACACGAATGTCGAACAAAAACAATACTGTTGTTGTTCATAATGTGCAGAGGCGTAATGCAATTTCACTAGAAGCATACATCAGACAGGGTCGAGATTGACGAAATggaaatataattgttattgaaCCTCTGTATAAACACAGACTTTTTTTTGAAACTTCAAAATCAGGATATAACAATCTGGTAACTTGCTCGGTTAGCGAAAGAGCATGGAGTAACAGTGCAATTCATCGAATCCTTACAATAAGCCGCACCTCCAAGCCGATTTTACTGTTATTTCAAgcgaaagaaaaaagaaagatttatTTTCAGTGGTACTCGAGGCcttattagaaataaataatagtgcTTGATTATTCAATAGACTTTTTTGTCCGGAATTTCTCCGCGGACTTGCACATTAACATTATTGTACTTAACACTGGCGCTAATGCCTTATACAACTATACTTGTTAAAATGGCCCACAAGTAAGCTTCAGTTGTGGGTGATTGCTTTGTGTATACATAATTTCAATAGAATATGGACAAGTTTATGATTGATAATTTAACTACCTTTCTGTTTGAATGACCTCTTTATGAATtgtgaaacatatttttaagaagCAAGTAAGGTGTTTACTTCTCGTTAATGGTTTGGTGAAGCGTTTAATTAACTGTCAAACGTCCGATTTGTTACTAGTAAGTATCAGGTATATTGCTACTGGCATCAAATGATTTCAgtacaaatatgtatatgaaaatcttcagaaacaagcttagtagccaaaagtttaaacataaacctcgtTTAATTGCACagtgtaaacgccaaagacataaaacataccGTTGTTTTGTAGGAAGTTATTTTCAGAGGTTAGGTGTTTGGTTATAATGCCCATTTTCCAAAATAGAAAAGTTTATAACTGTTGATAACAAGCTGTGTTTCTGTGTATACGACATATTATCCATTTTGAGCTCCTGCTATAggaaagaaaaatatacaaattgaacCCAGCGTATAGAAGGCTGGTGGCTGTATCATTATTTCCGAATAAAGCAAAATTACTTAATTAAAAGCATTCGTATTTAGTTCGTTAAGATTTTTAATTGGTCTTAAAAGAGGCGTGGAATCCATGGCAGGATTCGTTGAAGGTTTGACAAATTAAGTCAGTATTCTAAGTCTACTCCTGATCgccttaaaaatgttttcgccttaaaaatgtttttcgttcACTGAATTGTCTTGAAACATGCctaataaaactattaaaccCTAAAGAAATTGTTTATCAAGTGATTTGGGAATAGCCTTTTCGTGacataaatgcattgtacagaATTTACATGTCTGAGGTGTTCCGTTAATGTTTGagtcattcattttaaatatcagGATAAAACCACTAACGcctttgtattgtttgtttttgaacctGTTGCTACCGCAAAACCCTTTGTTtcaacaatcaaataaaaagcGGACTTCCATTAAACGATTTggttatttgtatttcaaacaaCTAAAAGGATACAACCTTTTGTGGTTTTCACTCAGCAACGCGTTTCCAACAGAAATGACAGACATTTGTTTTGACAAGGTAAATAAAGCTGAGAATGAAATACGGAAATGTCTATGaccaaaatgcacaattttaaaaggtttcCACAACAATCGTGAGTCCACCCTTACCTTCATCAACATTGCTTTCTTAACGGTAGGTATAAAATAGCTGCGTACGGTTCTGCCTGATACACTTTAAAACAGGACATCTTGATCCAATTCTTCCTCTCCAGAATGAATTCTGTCTTGTTTCTCACGTGTGTAGGAGTCTTGTGTGGTCTTGTGCAGGCTGCCACCGTGCCGGACACTGATCAGGGTAAgagtataaaacatataaacataattatagctAGTATTTCGGTATTAGTGTATCTTACAATATATGTCTGTTGTtcagctttatttttttttatttcattgtgttgtCTGTATCTGGTTGTTGCATGTACAGTTAATTTAGGTTAACATCGTTATTCGGTTtgatatttagttttatttgaagCTGTGCTTGCTCCAATGAGGCTGACATATTTAAATTGGGCTTTGtgataattgttataaaacgtgTAAGATCGATATATtgtgaaaaacaaataacaaacatttacaatgtaAACCTAATTTTGATGAATAAGTCTAATTTGTTTCTTTCACTGTTATCTTGTGGCGTCCTGTGTCTCGCTTAGTGGATGCTTGGTTTTCACGAGTGTGCCTTTAGAACTTTTGACTGATTTACTTACGTGGAAGTCATActgtataacaatatttaatccAGTAAGAACATACTGTACACAATCAGATGTCTTAAATtaagttcatttaaaataattaaaattcaatcttttattaaaacagtACCAAAATTTATTGACCTGCCGTGTTGGATTTATCTGACTTATTTATGAATACATGCAAGTGTTTAATTTGAATCCTTTTCCTTGTAATAGAGCATGCGGACCGAAGCATCGTCCTGCCTGGATCAACGCTCACCCGCACATCTTGTAAGTATACACTACTATATTATAGGATTGTAATACACCAAAGGGATGTCgtccataattatgtatgttcattgttttattatatgtgaaCGATGGGAGCTGAATTATCTTTACATGCTCGGAAAAAATGAGTATGGTTACATTTCACGAATAATGCATTTCTGGTATACttatataattttggtatttgCAATCATTTACCCTTACTgctaatattatattataaaagtgCAACCAACCTATTGACACGTTTCAATTTAAATCTTAGAATATCACTAATATATACAACTACCATTTATGAACCACACAGGCCAATGGCAGGTGGCGACCAACCCTTGCGTAAACAACGCTCTGCAGGCCCTGAATTTCCCCCACCCGAGCGACGCATCAAAGTTTCTCCAATGCGGACTGTACGAACGAATGTACGTTGTCCAGTGTCCCACTGGAGAGCTCTACGACCAGGCAACATCCTCATGCATTTCTCCGAAGGTAAGCTAAATTCCTTCCTACAATAATAGCAAGCACAAGAAAATTTGAACACTTGTGCAATGCATTATATCATAGTTATTCATTTTAGGGAACGAAGTCATACGGTTTGTACAAATACAACGTATATAAATTTGCTCATTATGAACCTGCTTGCTTCCTTTATATTGTGTGATTTTTGTGCTTGATAGatttatgtttttcttccaA
The sequence above is drawn from the Mya arenaria isolate MELC-2E11 chromosome 14, ASM2691426v1 genome and encodes:
- the LOC128217413 gene encoding uncharacterized protein LOC128217413 yields the protein MKKGCKITLNSGKIGCTPIVARVTVAKRLVISPSSVTKVDFLMSAEMPDYGVELCGDGRNHCSSAKYERVSFPMETDSPYSVTSRRRMSHLDISGPSPPHYPMSERMNSVLFLTCVGVLCGLVQAATVPDTDQEHADRSIVLPGSTLTRTSCQWQVATNPCVNNALQALNFPHPSDASKFLQCGLYERMYVVQCPTGELYDQATSSCISPKAIVAQPTYIASLGIPSPCTAQSLQAGRIFFSVANSNNKFIQCDAAGIARVITCPDQLIWDQNRQSCVYTLQGGVANPGYLLAVTGFLNGANPCTAQAISAQALFFSHPDPTKFIQCDLQGNAFVQRCPSGLVWNQYLETCASQLASFTLTGQTNLSG